Proteins encoded in a region of the Zea mays cultivar B73 chromosome 4, Zm-B73-REFERENCE-NAM-5.0, whole genome shotgun sequence genome:
- the LOC100193991 gene encoding uncharacterized protein isoform X1: MSRREISSRRGSSRILQSCSIFFQVLDLGENLLSGVLHPTLFDNLTSLLKWICLASKWFVGPKIVRIT, from the exons ATGTCCCGCCGTGAGATCAGTTCTCGCAGAGGTTCTTCAAGGATTCTTCAAAGTTGCTCGATTTTTTTTCAG GTGCTCGACCTCGGGGAGAACCTGCTCTCCGGCGTGCTCCACCCGACGCTGTTCGACAACCTCACCAGCCTTTTGAAGT GGATTTGTTTGGCTTCCAAATGGTTTGTTGGTCCTAAAATAGTCAGAATCACATGA
- the LOC100193991 gene encoding uncharacterized protein LOC100193991 isoform 2 (isoform 2 is encoded by transcript variant 2): MPTSCLAEYRRSDLDASATLSSPHKRPPAFTGNTVAPTTPPSCQTYADQVAYVLNFFQVLDLGENLLSGVLHPTLFDNLTSLLKCKICYSLVI; the protein is encoded by the exons ATGCCAACGAGCTGTTTGGCCGAGTACAGGAGATCCGATCTGGACGCCAGCGCTACCCTCTCCAGTCCCCACAAACGGCCTCCGGCCTTCACTGGCAACACGGTGGCTCCGACAACACCACCTTCATGCCAAACATATGCAGATCAAGTTGCTTATGTCCTCAATTTTTTTCAG GTGCTCGACCTCGGGGAGAACCTGCTCTCCGGCGTGCTCCACCCGACGCTGTTCGACAACCTCACCAGCCTTTTGAAGTGTAAGATTTGTTATTCTTTAGTTATATAA